One stretch of Halichoerus grypus chromosome 10, mHalGry1.hap1.1, whole genome shotgun sequence DNA includes these proteins:
- the OCSTAMP gene encoding LOW QUALITY PROTEIN: osteoclast stimulatory transmembrane protein (The sequence of the model RefSeq protein was modified relative to this genomic sequence to represent the inferred CDS: inserted 1 base in 1 codon; deleted 1 base in 1 codon), whose translation MRAPCGTAEHRARTRWRFWHLGLCKALGPLQAAWVAFSQPVPTSCGQLLTQLFLCGCLAVAAAGLTHHWLVSSLLYPLGPSATVATVWGLLVFLVLGLVPPARCLFALSAPTLGTEQGRCMLLSWSTTTLGVTVVPNVLANMGAAGQVLRCVTEGSLESLLNTTHRLHAASQALGAAGPAGSQGWTLQAQGNGSVFRLHMLRVTQQVLEDFSGLESLARAAVLGTQQVVAGLFMLGLLVDSGWYLHRYLTDLRFDNIYVTRQLAWQLAEAQATHLVASPPAWLLWAAQPRLSQGELLSCLLRLGLLTLFLMATAVMVATDHVAFLLAQAAVDWAQKLPAVPITLTVKYDATYTVLGFIPFLFNQPPLESPFLSAHNAFQWELRFTSPGCPLLPARRPHTAAPLAAGALQLAAGATVLLETYARRLRHAIAASFFSAQEARRVRHLQARLQRRYDRHGGRRLPLGPPSCXPRPGAVSAHPARIDRPTARWPLGRTESSRAEGEELGSRADRGPLLPSCVTLGRLLHLSEPQFLHLHNDCVITTHVTYFPRGGVERKDCRYWA comes from the exons ATGAGGGCTCCGTGCGGGACCGCCGAGCACCGCGCCAGGACCAG GTGGAGGTTCTGGCACTTGGGGCTCTGCAAGGCCCTCGGCCCCCTGCAGGCCGCCTGGGTCGCCTTCTCTCAGCCGGTCCCAACCAGCTGTGGCCAGCTGCTGACCCAGCTCTTCCTGTGCGGTTGCTTGGCTGTCGCTGCTGCAGGTCTGACGCACCACTGGCTCGTGTCCTCGCTGCTTTATCCTCTGGGACCCTCGGCCACGGTGGCCACTGTCTGGGGCCTCCTGGTCTTCCTGGTGCTGGGCTTGGTGCCCCCTGCCCGCTGCCTGTTTGCACTCAGCGCCCCTaccctgggcacagagcagggccgCTGCATGCTCCTGTCCTGGAGCACCACCACGCTGGGCGTCACCGTGGTGCCCAACGTCTTGGCCAACATGGGCGCAGCGGGGCAGGTGCTGAGATGTGTCACAGAGGGCTCCCTGGAGAGTCTGCTCAACACCACTCACCGGCTGCACGCGGCGTCCCAGGCTCTGGGCGCTGCTGGCCCAGCGGGCAGCCAGGGCTGGACACTGCAGGCCCAGGGCAACGGCTCAGTGTTCCGGCTTCACATGCTCAGGGTCACCCAGCAGGTGCTGGAGGACTTCTCTGGCCTGGAGTCCCTGGCCCGGGCGGCCGTGCTGGGGACCCAGCAGGTGGTCGCAGGGCTCTTTATGCTGGGCCTCCTGGTGGACTCGGGCTGGTACCTCCATCGCTACCTGACTGACCTGCGGTTTGACAATATCTACGTGACCCGGCAGCTGGCTTGGCAGCTGGCGGAGGCCCAGGCCACACACCTGGTGGCCTCCCCACCAGCCTGGCTGCTCTGGGCTGCCCAGCCGAGGCTGTCCCAGGGGGAGCTGCTGAGTTGCCTCCTGAGGCTGGGGCTGCTCACCCTGTTCCTGATGGCCACAGCTGTGATGGTGGCCACAGACCACGTGGCCTTTCTGCTGGCTCAGGCGGCCGTGGACTGGGCTCAGAAGCTGCCCGCCGTGCCCATCACGCTCACGGTCAAGTATGAT GCCACGTACACGGTCCTGGGCTTCATCCCCTTCCTCTTCAACCAGCCGCCTCTGGAGAGccctttcctctctgctcacAACGCCTTCCAGTGGGAGCTCCGCTTCACCTCCCCGGGCTGCCCACTGCTGCCCGCCCGGCGCCCCCACACGGCCGCCCCCCTGGCCGCTGGGGCCCTGCAGCTGGCGGCGGGCGCCACGGTCCTGCTGGAGACCTACGCCCGGCGCCTGCGGCACGCCATCGCCGCCTCCTTCTTCTCCGCCCAGGAGGCTCGGAGGGTCCGCCACTTGCAAGCCCGGCTCCAGCGTAGATACGACAGGCACGGAGGCCGGCGGCTGCCCCTGGGGCCCCCGTCCT TCCCGAGACCCGGGGCTGTGAGCGCCCACCCAGCGCGGATAGACAGGCCTACGGCACGCTGGCCACTAGGAAGAACAGAGAGCAgtagggcagagggggaggagctTGGGAGCCGTGCAGACCGTGGTCCT CTGCTGCCTTCCTGCGTGACCTTGGGTAGattgcttcacctctctgagcctcagtttctacacCTGCATAATGACTGCGTCATAACAACGCATGTGACCTACTTTCCACGAGGGGGTGTGGAAAGGAAGGACTGCCGATATTGGGCGTAA